Genomic window (Brachyspira hampsonii):
AGTTCTTTGTGATTTTTTCACAACATTTTGTAATAAAGTTTCTCTCTGTTTATACTTTTCTGATTCATCGCCAGTGATGGCTCTTATTCCTCTGCCAACTAATTTGTAAGAAACAACCCCGATTACTAAAGCAACCCCTATACCTGTTACCATAGAAGAAAAACCTAATACTCCGCCCATTCCAAGAGCTGCAAGTCCGCTTGTAAGTCCGGCAGCACTGAAACCAACTGTACCAGTAAGATAAACAGCTGCCAAAGGTACTCCTACAGCTGCAGCCTTTCCTGCCATATCTGTAAATAATTCTTTTATTTTATCATCTGATACATCTCTATCCATAAAGATTTTTTCATCATTAATAATACTATCTTCTATCAACGATATCTCATCATCTGAAACATTTAAAAGAGACTGCAAATCTGTAAACTTTTTTTCTTCTTTATAAGCACCTTTAACATATGGTTTTATTTCTTTTTGTGCCCTAAATACATTTATAGCTTCTTTCATAAGTGAAATATGAACCTCATGCAAGCGGTTTTTAGCCATATTATCTTCTATTTCTTTTAATAAAATAGTATTATCTATTCTATCACTTTCATTTAGCATATAGCTTCTCATATTAAATCTTGATTCAGCATTAAAATCCAATCTTGCTATAAGCTGTATTATTTGGGCATATGATTTATCATCAAGTATACCTGATTCATTAATAGAAAGATTCGATAAAATTTTTATGAAATCAATTTTCACTATATCTTTTTCACAATCTAAAGGAATACTTTGATCCTCTTCTCTAAATTCTATGCTATTTTCTTCAGATATTAATTTATCTATTACAGACACAAAATTATCATAATCAAAATCATACAAATCTTCCGAGTAAGTGGTTAATACATTGTCATCTTTAGTTACTATTTCAATACATTTTTCTTTTTTAGGTTTTACAATTTTTATACTAGCAATATTAGAATATTCCACATCAAATTTAACACTGCTGTCTACAAATGCTCTATAATATAATTTAGCACCGGTTAAAATAAATCCGGATTTGCCGGAACCTAATAAAGTTATATCGAATAAAGCTATAATTTTATTTGGCTCCAAACCTTGATGCATAGAACATGCTCCATTCAATTTTTTATTTGGAATATTCGGAGAAAAAAGCCATTTTTCACCTTTAAGATTATGCTTTAATACTTCTTCTGCTATCATCTATAAAACTCCTTAAAATATTTAATTAATAAGTTATCAATGCTATTTTAATAAACAAATCCACATATATTAGAGTATATATATTTATATCTAAATGTCAAGAATACATAATATTTTTGTAAAGTAAATTTTTATACTTCCGAATATTAATATAGTAATAAACTAATAATTAGGAAGTAAATTATGGTAAATGGATTAGGCAATTTATTATCTTTTGTTGATACTAATGTTTCATCTAACAATAGCCCTTATAATTTGAATAATTACAGCTATGATGATTCTTTTGCTAATATGCTAAATAAAACTCAGACAGATTATTCTGCTCCTTCAAGTGTTTCTAATAAAATAGAAAGGAATTTAAATACTGAAGAAAATTATAAAGAAAATAATTATAATAGTTATGATGATTATTATAATGATTATAATGAATACGATGCTAATGATAATCTAAATACTATAGAAGAAAAGTCTTCTTCATCTGATGAAAGAGCCTTAAAAAAGACAGATACTGCTTCAGATAATCATAATGCAGAAGATGCAAAACAAGTAAATGATACAAAAAAAGAACAAGCAGAAAATAAGTCAGAAGAATTAAATGCTTCATCTAATAAAGATAATATAGAAGAAAAAGCAAAGAAATTGGCCGCAGGCAATGAAAATAGATCATCTAAAGAAAAATTGGCTCTAACAAAAGAAAAAGCTAAACTCCTTTTACAAAATACTTCTAATGATAAAAAAGCTGATGCCAAAGAAATTAATACAGCTGATACTAAAGAAAATATCCTAGCTAAAGCTGATAAAAAAGAAAATACAAAAAAGACTGAAGAAATAGAAAATATAAAAAAACAAATAGAATCTTTAAATGCTGAAGAATTAAGCGAAGAAGACAAAAAAGAATTAGAAGACTTGATTGATTCTTTGGAAGCATTAAAAGCTATGATAGAAAATGACGGCAGCGAAGATAAAAAAGAAGTTTTAGCTGAAAATAATGAAGACAATATTGAAGTAAAAGATATTGATAATTCAGATGATATCAAAGAGATAAAAATAGCTTCCAATAAAGATAATGATAAGAATATAGAAACAAAAGATATTAACGATATCAGTATTGAAGACAATGCTATGCAGATTGATAATAATGCTGCTGCAGATGCTAATATTGATATGAATAATATAGAAAATAAATATGCAGATAAAAAAGATACTGCTGAAATAAAAAACAATAACAGCACTTTAAATAATACTATATCAGATGATAAAGGAGCAGAACTTACTATAATCAATATGAAAGATTCTGCTGAGAATGCTAATTTGAAAGGATATAATCATTATAACAATAATGTATCAAAAACTCATAATAGCACAAACCTTACTGATAATATGATAAAATTCCAAGACTTAATGGGAAAATTGGTAGAAAAAGCCCAAGTTGCTGTTAATAACGGTAAAAGCGAAGTATTAATGAGTCTTAATCCTGAATATCTTGGAAAAGTAAGATTAAAAATCAGTATGGACGGAGACAATTTAATAGGTAAAATATTTGTAGATAATGCAGATGTTAAAGACATTTTCACTAAAAATTTAGATACTGTTATAACTTCATTAAGTGAAATAGGCATTAATATAGAAGGTTTTGATGTAATGCTTAGACAGGATATGCCTAATAATGAAGGGGGCTTTGGAGAAGAATTAGAAAATATTGGAAACAGATTTGCTTCTGAAAATAATAATGTAGAGGAAGTAAAAGCAGATATAAAAGCATATATAGTGCCTGAAAGAAAATTAAATTTACTTATTTAATAGTTTCTAAAAATAAATGTGAGAAATAATTTTGCAAGGAGTGTATAAATGATATCAGCAGATGCTTTAAGAATGTCAGATAAAGAAATAAAAATATTAAAACAGGAGGTAGGAGCTTTCAATTTGCAGCATAATTTTGAGAGAGACCCTACACAAAACTCTTTGGGTAAAGATGCTTTCTTGAAACTCCTTACAGTACAAATGAGCCATCAGGATCCTCTTTCTCCAATGGACAACAGAGATATGATTGCACAATTAGCACAATTCTCATCTGTTGAACAAATGACTGAGGTTAATAAAAATCTTGATTCTATGAAAACATTTTATTCAAGCCAAACAGGATATTCTATGCTTGGAAAGAGTGTTGAAGTTATGGATGAGGCTGGAAACAGATTCTTAGGACCTGTTGAAATGATTATGGAAAATGATACAGGAGTGGCACTTGCCGTTAGAACTGATAATGGACTTATAACTGTTCGTCCTGAAGATGTTATGATAGTACATTCCAGCGGTGATTTAATGGCTTCTGAAGCTGCTGCTGTTTCTCAGGTTAGAGAGGAACAAAGTGAAAATGAGGCTGCTAAAGTATTTGAATCTTCTTTGATTGATAAAGCTCAGATTATAAGACCTTCAGGTAATGAAGATAATGCGGACGAAGTTAATAATGAATTTGGAGATATGAGATCTGCTATTGAAGCTGAAATAAATTCTGCTGTTCAAAGCGAAGTTTCAAAAACTGATAATGCCAATCTTAATAAAATTGAAAAAACTCCTGGAATGCTTAAAGCAGAAGAAGCACTGATGAACAGTAAAGAAGGCGGAAATAAAAGCATTAAGAAATAATACATTTAAAGAAATAATATTGTTGATAAATAAAAGCCTATAGAATCATAATATTTAATTATATTCTGTGGGCTTTATTTTTGTATATTAAACTGTTTCAAAACTAAATTAATAGATGTATTATGAATTTAAATATTCTACGAACCTCTTTGGAAGATAAACATTACTATATTCATCTTTTAAAGCCTCTCTGAAAAGCTCTGACATTTCTTCAACTTTAAAACCTGCTATGCCGCATCCTATTTCTGTTACTAAGAATTTTAACTCTTTATGCTCCAAGGTAAAAGCTAAAAACTTATCTACATACTTTTTTATTTCAGATACCGCCATCTTTCCGCTTTTTGTATAATCAACTGTAGGTATAGCAAATGTTTTACCCTGAAGTCCGAATGCTTGTCCGTATACAGCACCAAAATTCATAGCAAATCTCGCAGCCCCTCCTCCATGTGCTCCTTGAGTATTACTCCCAAATACAAATACTTCATTATCCTCTAATTTTGTTATATTGCTTGATGATATTCTATTCATAATATAGAACTCCTTAATTTAATTTTATTATAACAATACAGCAAGTATATATATGATAATCATCATAACAAATCCCGTAATAGTTATTGATAATATAATATTTCTAATAATTACATTTATTATAGGATTGTAAGAGAAATTAGCCTTTTTTATGCCGTAAATAAATGATATCACCAAAAGCAGTATATCATCTAATTTTCCTATTGGTATTCTATCCGGAATTAAGTCTATAGGAGATAAAGTATAAATAACCGCAGCAACAAAAGGAAGCCAATATCTTAATTTCATCTTATTTTTATTTTGATGCCTTTTATATACCTCATACTTTCTATATATTCCGTCTTCACCCAATATTTCTATATCTTCTTCATTTATTTCTACATAATCTTCTTTCTTATTTTTATCATTTATCATAAATTATCCGTTAAAATCAGCTTATTGAATACTTGCTTTCTTTAATTTTATTATAAAGTCTATTAGACATTTTCTGCAAACTAGTGTATGTAAAACCTGCTGATACTGCACCGCCGATTAGAGGTACAGCCTTTGAAACAGATTTCATAAAACCTTTAGAACTTATTTTTATACCTATAGATTTTAATATACTTGCAGCAACAGCATATCCAACCACAGAAGTTACTCTAAAACCTATTCTCATACTCTTTTCAGCTATAGCTTTCCATATACTGTTTAAAGCAAGTATAGCCTCTTTATCTTCAAACATTACGCCAATATATACGGCAGCAAGACAAGCCTCATCATCCGTCATTGAATCTCCTAAAGTAAAACTTGGAAAACCTGATATATAGCATAGCTTCTGTACTATCCTTAAAGCATGCATCAAAAATTGTGCCGTATCTGCAGGAACTGCTCCTATACCAATAATACCTCCGGGAAGACCCGAAACAAATGATATAGCTGTTGATTTACCTATTTCATAATTAATAGCTTCTCTTGATTTTGCTTCTATTATATTTAATGGCACACCCGCATCATAAGCTCCTTTCTCCAATATGTCATTAAGAAGAGAAGGATATTCTGAAGCAAATGTACTAACCAAATATTTATGCTTATCTATTTTTATAAGAGGAATACTAGATACTGTTTTTATAAATGATAAAACACTTTTCTCTTCCATAAATAATAAACTCCAACTATTCAAATTATATAGTATATATATTAATAGTCAATTAAATATTTATTATTAATAAAAAAAGAATATACAAAAATATTAGCTATTTTTACCGTACTTAATTTCTATATCATCAAAATCTTCTTTTGTGAGTACAGAAACTGAAAGAGGTATTAATATATTTTCTTCTTTGAAAATCATATCTGAAATATGATCTTTTAATAATTTCATACTTTCAAAATTAATTTGATTATTATTTTTTTGATAATAAGAAATAATATCTTTTAACTCATTTAATATATCTCTATCAACTTTACTCATTACTTTTGAAGGTTCATCATTGCCATGTTTTTTCAAAGCTGCAAAAAATAAACTTTCTTTTTTTATGTAATGTCTATTAATATTATTATAAAGATCTTCTAATAAATTAATATTATCATTTACTATAATTTCATCTAATAATTTTTCTATATATCTATTTTCTTTTTTCAATATATCTATAGCCTTATAATCAATTTCAGTATTATTATCCATAGCATCTTTTAAAACAAGTGTTCTTATATAAAAAAATCTTTTAGCCTCATCTATACTCATGCCGTTATTAACAAGCTCATGCATAGCATTATGAACTTCTTCAGCAGAAACTTTAACTAACTTATTTTCAAATTCTCTCTTAATTTCTTCTATACTTTCACCGCAATGAAGTTTTACTATAAGTGATTTCAATATACCATTCCTATCATTTTCAAAATTAAAACCATGCTCATTAAATTTTTTTCTTAATTTTTCACTGTCAATACCTTTCATTTTGATAGCTTTATTCAAAGTCATAAACTTAGATACAGTATTAAACATCATTGGATTTTTTATCTTATCAAATCCCAAATCAAATAAAATTTCTTTAATTTGCGGATATTTAGTGCATAAATTATATATAGTTTCATTTGTATTAATATATTCTAAAGTTGTCATATATGTTCACTCCTATTTTTATATTGTTAGATTAATCTAAATTATTGTATACTAAATCTAAAAAATAGTCAACTTTTATCAAATAAAAATGTTTTTTATTATTGATTTTATAATACCAATCTGTTAATATTAACATATTATTTTTAAGAAAATCTTATTTTGATTTTAAGGAATTTTTATGAGCAATTTAAACGAAGTAAAAAACGAGTATCTTCACATGCTCAAAGACAATGTTATACCATTTTGGCTTAAAAACGGTCTTGATAAAAAGCATGGCGGATACTACACTGCTTTAGACAGAAAAGGAAGCCTTATAGAAAGCGATAAATCCGTATGGTTTCAGGGAAGATTTGCTTGGGTATTATCTACTCTTTATGCTGACTTTGAAAAAAAAGATGAGTATTTAGAAGCTGCAAAATTGGGAATAGACTTTTTGGAAAAATACTGTTTTGATAAAGAAGGCGACGGAAGAATGTTTTTCAGAGTAACTGAAGACGGTAAGCCAATTATAAAAAGATTAAGATACTATTATTCAGAAACATTCTGTCTTATAGCTATGGCTGCATATTCAAGAGCTAGCGGTGATAAAAGCTATGCTAAAAAGGCAAGAAAAATATTAGATGATATAGACAGATATCAGAAAGAAGGAATGCTTATACCAAAATTTAATGCCGTTAACAGACCTACTATAGCTTTCGGACCTCCTATGATAATGCTTGCTACTGTTCAGGAATTAAGAAAAGCTGATCCGGAAAATAAGGATTATTACAATAAATATATAGATAATCTTCTTTCCAATATACAATTATTCCTATATGAAGATAAAAAAGCAGTATTAGAACAATGCAATCCAGACGGTACTTTACAAGATCACTTTGAAGGAAGACTATTAAATCCAGGTCATGCTATAGAATCATCTTGGTTCATATTAAGAGAATCTATAGAAAGAGGACATGATGAAAAACTAAAAGCCTTAGGACTAAAAATATTCGATTGGATGTGGGAATGGGGCTGGGATAAAGAGTACGGCGGTATTATTCAGTATATGGATGTACTTGGAAAGCCTAAAAGCGAATATCATCATGACATGAAATTCTGGTGGCCTCAGACTGAAGCTGCTATTGCCGCTTTATACTGCTACTATTTCACTAAAGATAATAAGTATCTAGAAAAACATGATACAGTAAAAGAATATACTAAAAAATTTATTGATACAGAATACGGCGAATGGTTTGGATATCTTCACAGAGACGGAAGAATATCCACCGACTTAAAAGGAAATATGTATAAAGGACCTTTCCATATTCCTAGAATGTACATGAAATGTGCTGAAATAATAGATGCTATTAATGCTAAATAATAATTAAAAATATTATTAGTTAATCAAGGCTAGGTTTTCTAAATGGAGCCTAGTCTTTTTATTTGCATGCTTTTTAAATAAACTTAGGGGCGGGCGGGCGGGGTAATATAGTTATAAAAAATAAAAGGTTATATATATTCATAAAGAAACTTTTATATTTTATATAATTTTAATTTATTAAAGAATATCATCTTAAAATTATTATTCCAAAATATATTTGTAATTTAAATTACTATAGGTTAAAATCATGTTACAATTTTAATTTATATATAATTATACGATAATAAGAAATACATTTTTAATTTTATAAGGAAATATATGTTTTCATTAAGAAATGAATTAAAGAAAAGAGATTTTGAAACTTTAGATTTATTTACTATTTCTTTTTCTTTATTTAAACACAACTTTGCTAATTTTATTATACTTTCTTTAATATGCTGCCTGCCTTTGATATTGACAGCCATCTATTTTCCAATAAATACATTTGATCCTGAAAAATTGAAAACCTATGAGGATCTCATTAATTGGTTCAAAAATGATGTTACTATAGGATTCTATGTAAATATATTTCTTTCTTTATTATTAGACACTATTTCTGCCATATCTGTATCATTATTGGTAGAAAGATTAATTTATGGAAATATTAAAAGTGCAACTTGGGCTATAATAAGAAGCTTTAAATTTTTATTGCCTACCATATTTACAACTTTTATATATTTTATATTAGTATTTTTAGGAGCTACTTTTTTCATTGTTCCGGGTATTGCTTTTATAGTATTTTTTGTGTTCATTAAAAATATCTGTGCTTTAAGACATACTTGGGGAATAGATGCTTTAAAATATTCTTTTTATTTAGTAAAACCTAAATTCTTTAAAACTTTATTTTTATTGGGATTTATATTTTTATTTCAGCAAGTATTCGCTATGACTATTTTTCCAGCTTCTACAGAAAACAGAGAGGGATTATTATCATATTTTATTGCTATGATAGTTCTATATATATTTAACACATATTTTCAGATTATTATAACATTATTTTTCTTAAATAGAGATTATGTATCAAGCAATATGATAGAAGACGATGATGATGAATACAACAATAATAATGAAGAAGAAAATGATGAAAATAATATAGAAAAATAAAAATATTTAATGTAAAAGATTCAATACTAAAATAAAGTTTTTTATCATTCTGATTTTGTCAATACTCCTATTCCAAAATTATCATCTTCAACTGTTCCTTCAGTATAAGATTTAAATTTCAATGTAATAGAAAAATTTTTATCTGCAGATATGTTCATTTTATATCTGTCATTTCCTAAATCTTCTATAGATGAAGCTAAAAAATCATTATATAATACATTTCCTGTACTTTCTACTACAATACTGCAATTATTATTTGGGAATTTAGCCTGCCAAATACCTGTAAAATTAGTTAATCCTTTACTTTCTCTTGGAGCTTCTTTGTATTTTGCTGATGCAGATGTATAACCATCACTATTAGCATTACAAGATATTAAAAATAATAAAAATAAATATAATACTGCTATTTTTTTAATCATCGTATATTCCATAATATATTTGATATTTTTTATTATATAGTAATTATTATTTATAGTAATAGCCTTTTTATAAAATGCTCATAATAACTTATATTTTTTGATTATTTTATAGCATAAATTTATAGAGGATATTTTTATGAATAAAAAATATAATAAAGAAACAGAAAAACAAATATACGAAATTATAAAAGAATATAATCCTACATTTGAAGAAATAAGTAAAAAACTAAATATAAACTATAATGATTTAAAAGACTATATTAATAAATCAAGCAAAAAATATAAAAAGAGTTTAATAAAAAAAATAAGAAAAGCAAAAGAAGAATATTTTAAAGATGTTAAAATAAAAATAGAAAATGCATTGATAAAAAAAGCATTAGGCTATTACAGTAAAGAAATCATAAGTGAAATAAAAACTGATAAAGAAGGCAAAGAGTCAAAAACTAGAAGAATAATACATAAATATAATCCTCCAAGTGAAAGGGCTATTATAGTATTCTTTGAAATTTTAAAAAGCAGGAATAATAAAAAATTGGAAAATAAGGAATTAAAAAGAAAGATTCAAGAAGAAGAGAATAAAATAAATATTAGAGTCGGCTTTGATAATTAAAGCAATAATAAAAATGAAAGCAATAAACGAGCAGCTGATAACTTTAGTTGTCAGCTAACTATAAGCGAGTTTATTGCTGAGCAATAATAAAAATAATTTTAATTATTAGTTAATTCTTTTATCAAATTATAATAATGTTTCTTTCCCTGAAAAATATCCTGCGATAATATTCTTTGAGCATTTTCATATTTAAATATTGTCATATTTGAAACTTCACTATTATCGATAATAGAATCATTTGTTGTATAATAAAATCTATTATAAGTGCTGATAGTATTATTAATTTCCTCTTTATATAAAAGAGATATCGCACTATTTGTATAATCTATATTCAAATTAACTGCTATAAATAATGGTATATTTTCAGGTGTAAAATTTTCAGGTGCTTTGTATGCTCCATTAGTACCGTCCCAAATGAGTATAGGAGAAGGCTTATAATCATTTAAAAAATTAGTTTTTGTATTCTCATCTATACTAGAACGTTCTATTATGGCTTTCAAATAGGGATAAAGATGATCATGCTTAAATATTATAATTGCATTAGGTGAATGTTTTAAAATGGTATCTCTTATCTCTATAATATTTATGGCAGTCATTGCAGAATTATCAATAGTTTCTATTATATGAAGTTTATCATTACCATCAAAATTATCTAAAAAGTTTTTATTATTTTCAGCGAAGTTCAAATCATTAGACAAATGCGAATCAGTATGCCCTAAAATAGTAAAGCCTGAAGCAAATACAGGAGTTCCTAAATTATCAATATTTGTGCTTAAATATGTATTAATATTTGTAGTACCCAATCCAAATACCTGAGATTTAAAACCTATTGAAGGATAAAAAGTTTTTAAATTATAAGTATTCAATGCCTCTTCCAAAGCTATTGTATTATATCCGTTTTTTGTAAGCAAATCCGGCAAAGTATTTTCTATTTTTTCCGATTGTGTTTTAGGATAAAGAGGACTTGAGGCTGTAAGTCCGGAAAGTCTTGCATAAAAACTTCCGTTATTAACATTAGGTGCTATTTTTCTTGATGAGGCTGCCCATTTTCTGTACTCTTTAGGGAAAGGATCTTTATTAAATAATTTTTTAAAATGTGAGTAATCATAAAAAGATTCTAAGAATATTAAATACACATCTCTTTTTAAAGATTTTTTTAATTCTTCTATTTTTGACAAATCATTTGTAATTGATATTTCTAAATTAGTATATATATCATGATAATTGCTTTTTAATAGTTCTATATATTCATAATCTATATTTTCATTATTGTATATAAAGTTGCTATTTTTACTAGATGCTTCAATCAATATAGAATGCATACCATCATCTAATTTCTTTATATTATCAAAAATATTTTTTGTAGATTGCAAATAAAGTTTTGAAATATCTCTTTTAGATTCATATTCTTTTAATAATTTTATAGAATCCGATACTAATCCTAAACTTGGTTTTATTTCATTTAGTCTATCATAATTTATCCTGTAATTAAGTGTATTTATAATTCCATTTCTTTTAGCATTTCTTACAAAGTCTATGCTCCATATATCTATATTCTTAGGCTTTAAAAATAAATAAAATACAGCAAATATTATAAAAGCTGTCATCACTGCCGATAATATTTTACTTCTCTCCATAAAGATTTTATATATATTAAAAATAAATAATATAGCAAAAACTAACAAAGAAGAAAAATATATTATACTCACAATGATAGTTATAATTTTTAGATGCATAGGAAGAACTGTAATAAGTGATGAATAAAGATTTGGCATATCTGAAAATAATATAACCATATTAAGTACAGTTAAACTTATTGACTCTATAACAAAAAATGAAAATATTGATATAACAGAAAATAAAGCTGTAAATATTATTCTAATATTTTTTATATTGTCTAAATTAGATGGATAATATAAAAGCAAATTATAAGCTGTCATTACAAATACATAAGTGTATAAAAAATCATATATATTAAAATCAATCCTCATCATGGAAAATAAAGGCATTATCAAATTTAAAGTTATTAAATACAAAAAAGAATTCAGCACAAAAAAGAAAATATATGATTTATAATGATAATATATATTAGGTATAACATAAAAATAAATTGCAGGAAAAACTATTATTATAAATAATAAAAATAAGAATACATTCTTTTGTATTTTAAGTTTATATTTAACATTTTCTATTTTATCATTTTCTTTTAATTGTATACTTGAATCATCAAGAACTAAATTCCCATAATAACTTCCGCTCCATCTTATATTTGTAACATTATCAGGCATTTCATTTGTATTTGGGTATACTCTATATATTTTATTATTCTTAAAAATTTTGCTGTTAAATTTTAATGTGAAATAATACTTATTTTCTAATATATGATTGAAATTTGATAAATACCCTACTCTATCCATATTTCCTAAAATAGAAAAAATTACAATAAATAGAATTACTGCTGATATAAAAACTAAATATGATAATAAGAATCTTTTTTTATTTTGTTTCATCTATGTTTTTTATATTTAAATTTTAATATTATAACAAAAATTATTAATTTAAGTTAAATTGACGATATAATAGCACACTATATTTATACATAGTTAAAAAACATATAATTTAGTATTAATATTTTATTAATTTTTATAACCT
Coding sequences:
- a CDS encoding EcsC family protein, which encodes MEEKSVLSFIKTVSSIPLIKIDKHKYLVSTFASEYPSLLNDILEKGAYDAGVPLNIIEAKSREAINYEIGKSTAISFVSGLPGGIIGIGAVPADTAQFLMHALRIVQKLCYISGFPSFTLGDSMTDDEACLAAVYIGVMFEDKEAILALNSIWKAIAEKSMRIGFRVTSVVGYAVAASILKSIGIKISSKGFMKSVSKAVPLIGGAVSAGFTYTSLQKMSNRLYNKIKESKYSIS
- a CDS encoding DUF1232 domain-containing protein, with protein sequence MINDKNKKEDYVEINEEDIEILGEDGIYRKYEVYKRHQNKNKMKLRYWLPFVAAVIYTLSPIDLIPDRIPIGKLDDILLLVISFIYGIKKANFSYNPIINVIIRNIILSITITGFVMMIIIYILAVLL
- a CDS encoding flagellar hook assembly protein FlgD, which translates into the protein MISADALRMSDKEIKILKQEVGAFNLQHNFERDPTQNSLGKDAFLKLLTVQMSHQDPLSPMDNRDMIAQLAQFSSVEQMTEVNKNLDSMKTFYSSQTGYSMLGKSVEVMDEAGNRFLGPVEMIMENDTGVALAVRTDNGLITVRPEDVMIVHSSGDLMASEAAAVSQVREEQSENEAAKVFESSLIDKAQIIRPSGNEDNADEVNNEFGDMRSAIEAEINSAVQSEVSKTDNANLNKIEKTPGMLKAEEALMNSKEGGNKSIKK
- a CDS encoding flagellar hook-length control protein FliK; its protein translation is MVNGLGNLLSFVDTNVSSNNSPYNLNNYSYDDSFANMLNKTQTDYSAPSSVSNKIERNLNTEENYKENNYNSYDDYYNDYNEYDANDNLNTIEEKSSSSDERALKKTDTASDNHNAEDAKQVNDTKKEQAENKSEELNASSNKDNIEEKAKKLAAGNENRSSKEKLALTKEKAKLLLQNTSNDKKADAKEINTADTKENILAKADKKENTKKTEEIENIKKQIESLNAEELSEEDKKELEDLIDSLEALKAMIENDGSEDKKEVLAENNEDNIEVKDIDNSDDIKEIKIASNKDNDKNIETKDINDISIEDNAMQIDNNAAADANIDMNNIENKYADKKDTAEIKNNNSTLNNTISDDKGAELTIINMKDSAENANLKGYNHYNNNVSKTHNSTNLTDNMIKFQDLMGKLVEKAQVAVNNGKSEVLMSLNPEYLGKVRLKISMDGDNLIGKIFVDNADVKDIFTKNLDTVITSLSEIGINIEGFDVMLRQDMPNNEGGFGEELENIGNRFASENNNVEEVKADIKAYIVPERKLNLLI
- a CDS encoding A1S_2505 family phage non-structural protein, whose product is MNRISSSNITKLEDNEVFVFGSNTQGAHGGGAARFAMNFGAVYGQAFGLQGKTFAIPTVDYTKSGKMAVSEIKKYVDKFLAFTLEHKELKFLVTEIGCGIAGFKVEEMSELFREALKDEYSNVYLPKRFVEYLNS
- a CDS encoding DUF438 domain-containing protein encodes the protein MTTLEYINTNETIYNLCTKYPQIKEILFDLGFDKIKNPMMFNTVSKFMTLNKAIKMKGIDSEKLRKKFNEHGFNFENDRNGILKSLIVKLHCGESIEEIKREFENKLVKVSAEEVHNAMHELVNNGMSIDEAKRFFYIRTLVLKDAMDNNTEIDYKAIDILKKENRYIEKLLDEIIVNDNINLLEDLYNNINRHYIKKESLFFAALKKHGNDEPSKVMSKVDRDILNELKDIISYYQKNNNQINFESMKLLKDHISDMIFKEENILIPLSVSVLTKEDFDDIEIKYGKNS
- a CDS encoding AGE family epimerase/isomerase, which translates into the protein MSNLNEVKNEYLHMLKDNVIPFWLKNGLDKKHGGYYTALDRKGSLIESDKSVWFQGRFAWVLSTLYADFEKKDEYLEAAKLGIDFLEKYCFDKEGDGRMFFRVTEDGKPIIKRLRYYYSETFCLIAMAAYSRASGDKSYAKKARKILDDIDRYQKEGMLIPKFNAVNRPTIAFGPPMIMLATVQELRKADPENKDYYNKYIDNLLSNIQLFLYEDKKAVLEQCNPDGTLQDHFEGRLLNPGHAIESSWFILRESIERGHDEKLKALGLKIFDWMWEWGWDKEYGGIIQYMDVLGKPKSEYHHDMKFWWPQTEAAIAALYCYYFTKDNKYLEKHDTVKEYTKKFIDTEYGEWFGYLHRDGRISTDLKGNMYKGPFHIPRMYMKCAEIIDAINAK